One segment of Setaria viridis chromosome 4, Setaria_viridis_v4.0, whole genome shotgun sequence DNA contains the following:
- the LOC140220088 gene encoding zealexin A1 synthase-like, translated as MELFPWPWCFFMLLLLVILPALALLELQSHLTRRASAPGTRLPPGPWRFPIIGSLLHLLTTDDPRLVHRALAALARRCDAPVMYLRLGELHAVVVSSADAAREVVREHDANFATRAMTAAVRATVGDKVGIVLSPHGAMWRRLRRICTAELLSARRVRSFRSVREDEAARLASAIATGERQLINVSELVSRFVSDTVLRAIMGERFRWRDEFMVTLAKAMTRGAEFGAADLFPSSRLLRAVNGAVRESRALNARLFELVDRAIDQRRGRKAGADAEDVGADDARDCLLDVLLRLQEHDDDLDCPLTMATVKAVILDMFGTGTSTTSTTIQWAMLELMKNPKMMRKAQLEIRHALRCKSRVTEDDLINLKYLKLVIKETLRLHPPTSVLFPKASQECCKILGYDVAEGMLMIMNVWAINRDPKYWVDAEVFKPERFEGTSVDFRGIDFQFLPFGGGRRMCPGMTLAHANIELALATLLHHFDWQLPHGVTPNEVDMAEKFGVDVHPKRDVYLCPVLVVPPEMES; from the exons ATGGAGCTATTCCCGTGGCCTTGGTGCTTCTTCatgctgctgctcctcgtcatcctccctGCTCTTGCACTCCTCGAGCTGCAATCTCATCTGACTCGTCGAGCTTCCGCGCCAGGGACAAGGTTGCCGCCTGGCCCGTGGCGGTTCCCGATAATCGGCAGCCTCCTCCACCTGCTGACCACGGACGACCCGCGGCTCGTGCACCGCGCCTTGGCCGCCCTCGCGCGCCGCTGCGACGCCCCCGTCATGTACCTCCGGCTCGGGGAGCTgcacgccgtcgtcgtctcgtcgGCCGACGCCGCGAGGGAGGTCGTCAGGGAGCACGACGCCAACTTCGCCACCCGGGCCATGACCGCGGCCGTCAGGGCCACCGTCGGGGACAAGGTGGGGATCGTCCTCTCGCCCCACGGCGCCATGTGGCGGAGGCTCCGAAGGATCTGCACCGCCGAGCTCCTTAGCGCGAGGCGCGTCCGGTCCTTCCGCTCCGTCCGCGAGGACGAGGCCGCGCGCCTCGCCAGCGCCATCGCCACCGGCGAGCGTCAGTTGATCAACGTCAGCGAGCTGGTGTCTCGGTTCGTGTCCGACACCGTCCTGCGCGCCATCATGGGCGAGCGGTTCAGGTGGCGGGACGAGTTCATGGTGACGCTGGCGAAGGCGATGACGAGGGGCGCCGAGTTCGGCGCCGCAGACCTGTTCCCGTCGTCGAGGCTCCTCCGTGCCGTTAACGGCGCGGTGAGGGAGTCCAGGGCGCTGAACGCCAGGCTGTTCGAGCTGGTGGACCGCGCCATCGATCAGCGCCGCGGGAGGAAGGCTGGAGCGGATGCCGAGGACGTCGGCGCCGACGATGCACGCGACTGCTTGCTCGATGTGCTTCTGAGGTTGCAGGAACACGACGATGATCTCGATTGCCCTCTCACAATGGCGACCGTGAAAGCTGTCATCCTT GACATGTTTGGGACCGGGACAAGTACAACATCGACAACGATCCAATGGGCCATGTTAGAGCTCATGAAGAATCCGAAAATGATGCGGAAGGCGCAACTAGAGATACGACATGCCTTGAGATGCAAGTCACGGGTAACAGAGGATGACTTGATCAACCTGAAGTACCTAAAGCTTGTCATCAAAGAAACATTAAGGTTGCACCCACCAACATCCGTGCTTTTCCCAAAAGCTAGTCAGGAATGTTGTAAGATCCTTGGGTACGATGTGGCAGAAGGCATGCTCATGATCATGAATGTCTGGGCTATTAACAGGGACCCAAAGTACTGGGTTGATGCTGAGGTTTTCAAGCCAGAGCGGTTTGAAGGAACTTCGGTTGATTTCAGAGGCATAGACTTCCAATTCTTACCATtcgggggaggaagaaggatgtGCCCAGGCATGACGCTTGCACATGCAAACATTGAGTTAGCACTTGCAACGCTTCTACATCACTTCGACTGGCAGCTTCCACATGGGGTCACACCCAATGAGGTAGACATGGCTGAGAAATTTGGCGTGGATGTTCACCCGAAGAGGGATGTTTACCTCTGTCCAGTCCTAGTTGTGCCACCTGAAATGGAGTCCTAG
- the LOC117853420 gene encoding probable 2-oxoglutarate-dependent dioxygenase AOP1: MADMHGSIPRIDFAGIDPATGGTSDDAKWAAVRGAVMDALCEHGCFEAVMDGLITPELSAAVLGAGGAVESLLSLPVSAKARNTSEKPYRGYVGSIPGLPYESLAIVDPLSVDAVRAFADLMWPDTGNTAFCESMHAYAERVAVLEAVVRRMVLEGVGATAEYIEEQAKATAFKLRLTEYAAPGAAEGRVVGLPAHRDTSFLAVLTQNDIDGVEVECGRGEGGWARPALSPGSFLIFAGDTFKVLTNGRVFNPLHRVVMAGGDKTRYSSILFSSPKDDIVVRAIDEAVGADHPAAYRPFEYGEYVVFCYKPEMIQHRKKLEAFAAVRIDG, from the exons ATGGCTGACATGCACGGCAGCATCCCCAGGATCGACTTCGCCGGCATCGATCCAGCCACAGGAGGCACCTCCGACGACGCCAAATGGGCCGCGGTGCGCGGGGCCGTCATGGACGCGCTCTGCGAGCACGGCTGCTTCGAGGCCGTCATGGACGGCCTCATCACCCCGGAGCTCAGCGCCGCCGTGCTCGGCGCGGGTGGCGCGGTGGAGTCTCTCCTCTCACTGCCCGTGAGCGCCAAGGCGCGCAACACCAGCGAGAAGCCGTACCGCGGCTACGTCGGTTCCATCCCCGGCTTGCCCTACGAGAGCTTGGCCATCGTGGACCCGCTCTCCGTCGACGCCGTCCGCGCCTTCGCCGACCTCATGTGGCCTGACACGGGCAACACCGCCTTCTG CGAGTCGATGCACGCGTACGCGGAGAGAGTGGCGGTGCTGGAGGCCGTGGTGCGGCGGATGGTGCTGGAGGGCGTGGGCGCGACCGCCGAGTACATCGAGGAGCAGGCGAAGGCGACGGCGTTCAAGCTCCGGCTGACGGAGTACGcggcgcccggcgcggcggaggggagggtcGTCGGCCTCCCCGCGCACCGGGACACGAGCTTCCTCGCCGTGCTGACGCAGAACGACATCGACGGCGTGGAGGTGGAgtgcggccgcggcgagggcggctgGGCTCGCCCGGCGCTGTCCCCGGGCTCCTTCCTCATCTTCGCCGGCGACACTTTCAAGGTCCTGACGAATGGTCGGGTGTTCAATCCACTGCACCGCGTGgtgatggccggcggcgacaaGACCCGGTACTCCTCcatcctcttctcctccccGAAAGACGACATCGTCGTTCGTGCGATCGACGAGGCAGTGGGCGCAGACCACCCCGCCGCCTACAGGCCATTCGAGTACGGCGAGTACGTCGTTTTCTGCTACAAGCCGGAGATGATTCAGCACCGGAAGAAACTGGAGGCCTTTGCCGCTGTGCGCATCGACGGATAG